The Allorhodopirellula heiligendammensis genome includes a window with the following:
- the fliM gene encoding flagellar motor switch protein FliM yields the protein MSAESLSPNQVANLRKAMESALGGEDPQERHQPSSGTRLASSEPGPSVEEPEIRAYDFKRPDRIGKDHMHTLWSLHASLARDFSNSFSRLLRAPLDVKLSSMDAVAYGDFVSSRQKPSCLGVITPAPLDGSWMLDIAPPLAFAIIDRMLGGDPVPGENICRPLTEVETRLMSRVVTLFLDQIISAWTNVATLQPELESIESTPHRVPIAGVDDPVIQVGFEVHWGKNSGQMTLCIPVQSVERCREKLSERGRDEQGNAPSTVGNRSQIAGNIDAANVNVVVTLARSRIKTSDLLGLAVGDIITTEQEIAHPLEVAIQEIPKFQASAGAYHGKKAVQIRSVIEPR from the coding sequence ATGTCCGCCGAATCGCTAAGCCCCAATCAAGTCGCGAATTTGCGTAAAGCCATGGAATCGGCCTTGGGTGGTGAGGATCCACAGGAACGCCACCAGCCATCTTCTGGAACTCGTTTAGCGAGCAGCGAACCGGGCCCCTCGGTAGAGGAGCCCGAGATCAGAGCGTATGACTTCAAACGCCCTGACCGCATCGGCAAGGATCATATGCACACGCTATGGTCGTTGCATGCGTCTCTCGCTCGCGATTTTAGCAACTCGTTCTCGCGTCTATTACGCGCCCCGCTCGACGTCAAACTGTCTAGCATGGACGCAGTGGCTTACGGTGATTTTGTATCGTCCCGACAAAAACCGAGTTGCCTGGGCGTGATCACGCCTGCGCCCCTGGACGGCAGCTGGATGCTCGACATTGCTCCGCCGCTGGCGTTCGCAATCATCGACCGCATGCTCGGTGGTGACCCAGTGCCCGGCGAGAACATCTGTCGGCCCCTGACGGAGGTGGAAACCCGCTTGATGTCGCGAGTCGTGACCTTGTTCTTGGATCAAATCATTTCTGCGTGGACGAATGTTGCCACGCTGCAACCTGAGCTAGAGTCCATTGAGAGCACACCGCATCGTGTCCCGATTGCGGGTGTGGACGACCCTGTGATTCAAGTTGGTTTTGAGGTTCACTGGGGCAAGAACTCGGGCCAGATGACGTTGTGTATCCCTGTCCAATCGGTTGAGAGGTGTCGCGAAAAACTATCAGAACGCGGCCGCGACGAGCAGGGAAACGCTCCATCCACCGTAGGGAATCGGAGTCAAATTGCCGGGAATATTGATGCTGCCAACGTCAATGTAGTCGTCACTCTCGCTCGGAGCCGAATCAAGACCAGCGATCTGCTCGGTCTCGCGGTTGGAGACATCATCACGACCGAGCAGGAGATTGCCCATCCGCTCGAAGTGGCGATCCAGGAAATCCCCAAATTCCAGGCGTCCGCAGGAGCCTACCATGGCAAGAAAGCGGTTCAGATTCGATCTGTGATTGAACCGAGGTAG
- a CDS encoding tetratricopeptide repeat protein, which translates to MSNDPSETILRRASMLLEQRRYSAAQSELRQVLAENPEHTYAHALLSLALAQDERVGDAARTPEHREQLIESTRHAESAIASDPNDSLGFYALAFSRLQRGDCPAAIEAGQTAIALDPYDADSYAIVAGAQLQSRHYAEALETAEQGLKVDPEHGSCTNIRSLALERLGRGGEAIVAAQAQLSRQPDDSTAHAAVAYAHLNQGEYKEAQLAFREALRLDPTDEFARRGMIEAINSSNFFYRTLHRYFVWMGRLDQRVAFALMIGFYLLIQNIDRLADAVPFLAPYTSVIVMGYVIFALTTWIASPLMNTALRLHPFGRHLLNGKERLTSTLIAILMGCALLSLAAGLIWFNLTYAMAGVMYCFLLSVFVVATMNMPTPAGRIGIGIASAVVAILPFAGMFLYFVYGSLAIQLGSQMLAARSRAF; encoded by the coding sequence ATGTCCAACGATCCAAGTGAAACGATATTGCGCCGCGCCTCGATGCTGCTAGAGCAACGACGTTACAGCGCCGCTCAATCGGAACTGCGTCAGGTATTAGCGGAGAATCCGGAGCACACCTATGCACATGCATTGTTGTCACTGGCGCTCGCCCAGGACGAGCGTGTAGGAGATGCTGCCCGAACGCCGGAGCACCGGGAGCAGTTGATCGAATCCACACGGCATGCCGAATCGGCGATTGCCAGCGATCCCAATGACTCGCTCGGATTCTATGCGTTGGCATTCTCGCGTCTGCAGCGGGGTGACTGCCCAGCAGCAATTGAAGCGGGACAAACGGCGATTGCTCTCGATCCCTATGATGCCGACTCATACGCGATTGTCGCCGGAGCTCAGCTTCAAAGCCGGCACTACGCCGAAGCTCTCGAAACCGCAGAGCAAGGTTTGAAAGTCGATCCCGAGCACGGTTCCTGCACGAATATTCGCAGTCTGGCGTTGGAACGACTCGGCCGCGGTGGGGAAGCTATCGTGGCCGCTCAGGCGCAGCTGAGTCGTCAACCCGATGATTCAACCGCTCACGCTGCGGTCGCCTACGCGCACCTCAATCAGGGCGAGTACAAAGAGGCTCAACTCGCGTTTCGTGAAGCACTACGTTTGGACCCCACCGATGAGTTTGCCCGGCGAGGGATGATCGAAGCGATCAACTCGAGCAATTTTTTCTATCGCACACTGCATCGCTATTTCGTGTGGATGGGGCGTTTGGATCAACGTGTGGCCTTCGCGTTGATGATCGGATTTTATCTGCTGATCCAAAATATTGATCGTTTGGCCGATGCGGTTCCATTCCTGGCGCCGTACACGAGCGTTATCGTGATGGGATATGTGATTTTTGCTCTGACGACTTGGATCGCTTCGCCGCTGATGAATACCGCCCTGCGGCTACATCCTTTCGGCCGCCACCTCCTCAATGGCAAGGAGCGACTGACCTCAACATTAATTGCGATCTTGATGGGGTGTGCGCTGCTAAGCCTCGCCGCCGGGCTAATCTGGTTCAATCTGACCTATGCGATGGCGGGTGTGATGTACTGTTTCCTGTTATCGGTGTTCGTCGTCGCCACCATGAACATGCCCACACCCGCGGGGCGAATCGGAATTGGGATCGCGTCCGCCGTCGTCGCCATTCTTCCGTTTGCTGGAATGTTTCTTTATTTCGTCTACGGAAGCCTGGCCATCCAGCTCGGCAGCCAAATGCTCGCTGCTCGTAGTCGAGCGTTCTAG
- a CDS encoding glutamate-5-semialdehyde dehydrogenase, producing MSAELSETCLEIASAAKAASRQLATLDTTIKNRWLLDSADALVAATPTILAANERDLAAAPDYGLTDASIDRLRLDAGRIEGIATGLREIAALKDPIGEILDGFTRPGGMRIEKRRVPLGVVFFIYESRPNVTADAAGICVKSGNAVILRGGKEAMHSSRAIVDVLSEVARKVGVPEHAVQLVATTDRAAVGHFLKMDKQIDVTIPRGGEGLIRRVASEATMPVIKHYNGNCHVYVDANADIDMAVSVVENAKCHRLGVCNACESLLVHEKIAAEVLPKIAERLTSRGIEMRVDERAAKYVSDGVPATPEDFATEYLGPTISIAVVDSLDAATDHIAEYGSGHTEAIITNDIATAEQFTNLVDSAAVMVNASTRFNDGGMFGLGAEIGISTDKFHARGPCGLRELTSYKYIVRGNGHIRS from the coding sequence ATGTCAGCTGAGTTATCTGAAACCTGTCTCGAAATCGCGTCCGCGGCGAAGGCGGCCTCCCGCCAACTCGCTACTCTCGATACCACGATCAAGAATCGCTGGCTCCTGGATTCGGCCGATGCACTCGTCGCCGCCACACCAACCATTCTCGCTGCCAATGAGCGAGATTTGGCTGCCGCGCCAGATTATGGGCTCACCGACGCCAGCATCGATCGCTTGCGGTTGGATGCTGGCCGTATCGAGGGAATTGCCACGGGTTTACGCGAAATTGCTGCCCTCAAGGACCCCATCGGGGAGATTCTCGACGGGTTTACACGTCCTGGCGGGATGCGGATTGAGAAGCGCCGGGTGCCGCTGGGAGTGGTATTCTTCATCTACGAGAGTCGTCCTAATGTGACCGCAGACGCCGCCGGCATCTGCGTTAAAAGCGGCAATGCAGTAATCTTGCGTGGTGGTAAAGAAGCCATGCACAGCAGCCGGGCAATCGTCGACGTACTCTCCGAAGTTGCTCGTAAAGTCGGTGTTCCCGAACACGCTGTACAGTTGGTCGCAACGACCGATCGTGCCGCTGTGGGGCACTTCCTGAAAATGGATAAACAAATCGACGTCACGATCCCGCGTGGCGGTGAGGGGTTGATTCGCCGGGTAGCCAGCGAAGCCACCATGCCCGTTATCAAGCACTACAACGGAAACTGCCACGTTTACGTCGATGCGAACGCTGACATCGACATGGCAGTCAGCGTCGTCGAGAACGCGAAATGTCATCGCTTGGGTGTTTGCAATGCGTGTGAATCCTTACTCGTTCATGAGAAAATCGCCGCCGAAGTATTGCCAAAAATTGCCGAGCGACTGACCTCGCGAGGTATCGAGATGCGGGTTGACGAGCGAGCGGCGAAGTACGTCTCAGACGGCGTTCCTGCCACGCCAGAGGATTTTGCGACGGAGTACCTAGGTCCGACGATCAGTATCGCGGTCGTCGATTCACTCGACGCCGCGACCGACCACATCGCGGAATATGGGTCCGGGCACACCGAGGCGATTATCACCAATGACATTGCCACGGCCGAGCAATTCACAAACCTAGTCGATAGCGCTGCGGTGATGGTCAATGCCAGCACGCGGTTCAATGACGGTGGGATGTTCGGTCTGGGCGCTGAAATTGGAATTTCCACCGATAAGTTTCACGCCCGTGGCCCATGCGGCTTGCGGGAACTGACCAGCTACAAGTACATCGTACGTGGGAACGGTCACATACGTAGCTGA
- a CDS encoding AAA family ATPase, which translates to MMDPNQIAIDALSAATAAAPGNIELVRQLCELLMRVGRDGEAEEQAKAAAARFPERHNFKLLMAQIFFRRGKDSHASAIVETLLKADRDNAAVLLLHCRLQQRRGDIRGAVATYQDAVANDESARDSELESLLGLRDFDESNSDKIPDAVGLPGPDDRADDSGSLPDLEADLSDGFESVGGMDAVKEQIRLKIIYPLQHAEMYAAYGKKVGGGILLYGPPGCGKTHLARATAGEVGAGFLSVGINDVLDMWVGNSEKNLHAIFDKARRSKPCVLFFDEVDALGASRSDMRRSGGRQMINQFLSELDGVESNNDGVLILAATNTPWHLDSAFRRPGRFDRVIFVPPPDAKGREAVLAIQLRGKPTDSVDHAKVAAKTEGFSGADLKSVIDVCVEQKLTEAIATGMPKPIVTKDLLAAAKTIRPSVNEWFATARNHALYANEGGVYDEVLDYMKVKR; encoded by the coding sequence ATGATGGACCCCAACCAAATTGCGATCGATGCCCTGAGCGCTGCCACGGCGGCGGCACCGGGGAATATCGAATTAGTGCGTCAACTTTGCGAGTTGCTGATGCGAGTTGGACGTGATGGCGAAGCGGAAGAACAGGCCAAGGCAGCTGCGGCTCGGTTTCCAGAGCGTCACAACTTCAAACTGTTGATGGCGCAGATCTTTTTCCGCCGCGGGAAAGACTCTCACGCATCAGCGATCGTCGAGACTTTGCTGAAGGCGGATCGAGACAACGCCGCAGTATTGTTGTTACATTGCCGACTGCAGCAGCGTCGCGGTGATATCCGGGGCGCCGTCGCGACGTACCAAGACGCCGTTGCCAACGACGAATCTGCACGTGATTCAGAATTGGAAAGCCTCCTTGGGCTGCGAGATTTCGACGAATCCAACAGTGACAAGATCCCGGACGCAGTCGGCCTGCCGGGGCCGGACGATCGTGCGGACGATAGTGGTTCACTGCCGGATTTAGAAGCAGACCTATCCGACGGTTTCGAATCCGTCGGTGGCATGGATGCGGTCAAGGAACAAATCCGACTGAAGATCATTTATCCACTGCAACACGCCGAGATGTATGCGGCCTACGGTAAAAAGGTAGGTGGCGGAATTCTTCTCTATGGTCCTCCCGGATGCGGCAAGACGCACCTCGCTCGCGCGACAGCGGGGGAGGTGGGCGCTGGCTTTCTTTCAGTCGGCATCAACGATGTCTTGGACATGTGGGTAGGTAACAGCGAAAAGAATCTGCACGCGATCTTTGATAAGGCGCGTCGCAGTAAACCCTGCGTTCTGTTCTTCGACGAAGTCGACGCGCTCGGGGCGAGCCGTAGCGATATGCGGCGCAGTGGTGGACGGCAGATGATCAATCAGTTCCTCAGCGAACTCGATGGTGTCGAAAGCAATAACGATGGGGTGTTGATTTTGGCGGCGACCAACACTCCTTGGCATCTCGATAGTGCCTTTCGGCGTCCAGGGAGGTTTGACCGTGTGATTTTTGTACCTCCACCTGATGCCAAAGGACGGGAGGCGGTGCTCGCGATTCAACTGCGCGGCAAACCGACCGACTCGGTCGATCATGCTAAAGTAGCGGCCAAGACCGAGGGATTTTCAGGGGCGGATCTGAAATCCGTCATCGATGTCTGCGTCGAACAGAAGCTCACCGAAGCGATTGCGACGGGGATGCCCAAACCGATCGTGACAAAGGATCTGCTCGCTGCAGCCAAAACCATTCGCCCCTCGGTCAACGAGTGGTTTGCCACCGCGAGAAACCATGCTCTGTATGCAAATGAGGGTGGCGTCTACGACGAGGTGCTCGACTACATGAAAGTAAAACGCTGA
- a CDS encoding DUF1295 domain-containing protein, producing MAMSLSYCAAVIGLLMFSMWLVSLYLRDVSVVDIAWGLGFVLVAWTAYFVRSKAGDSLIVPCLTTLWGIRLSVYLAWRNYGKSEDPRYRNMRANWGDSFPWVSLVTVFGVQAVVMWIVSLPLQVLFQESGVHHRWASMIGMLLFAAGLFFESIGDWQLARFKSDPRNEREVLDQGLWRYTRHPNYFGDFLVWWGLFFASYATSDAAWTVIGPITMSIFLMRVSGVTLLEKSLQKSKPDYREYVQRTNAFFPGPRRH from the coding sequence ATGGCCATGAGTCTTTCCTACTGCGCCGCGGTAATCGGCTTGCTGATGTTCAGCATGTGGCTGGTTAGCCTCTACCTCAGAGATGTCAGTGTCGTTGATATCGCTTGGGGGTTAGGTTTCGTACTCGTCGCCTGGACGGCATACTTCGTCCGGTCCAAAGCTGGTGACAGCTTGATTGTGCCCTGCCTGACAACCCTGTGGGGTATCCGTTTAAGTGTGTACCTGGCTTGGCGGAATTACGGCAAAAGCGAAGACCCTCGCTACCGGAACATGCGAGCGAATTGGGGCGATTCATTTCCATGGGTCAGCTTAGTAACCGTTTTCGGTGTCCAGGCAGTCGTGATGTGGATTGTTTCGCTGCCCCTGCAGGTCCTGTTTCAGGAGTCTGGAGTCCACCACCGATGGGCGAGCATGATCGGAATGCTCCTATTCGCAGCCGGACTTTTCTTCGAATCGATCGGCGACTGGCAGTTGGCTCGATTCAAGTCTGATCCCAGAAACGAAAGGGAAGTACTCGACCAGGGGCTATGGAGATACACGCGCCATCCCAACTACTTCGGTGACTTTCTAGTATGGTGGGGCCTGTTTTTTGCTTCCTATGCGACCAGTGACGCAGCATGGACGGTGATCGGTCCGATCACCATGTCAATCTTTCTGATGCGAGTTTCAGGTGTGACGCTGCTAGAGAAATCGCTCCAAAAAAGCAAGCCCGATTATCGCGAATACGTGCAACGGACCAACGCGTTTTTTCCCGGTCCACGCCGTCACTAG
- a CDS encoding esterase/lipase family protein, giving the protein MIRILSQGQAYGRLDPSSHLQINGANQTVRIPVIHHGFAWQSSDFQQLLVFEPPPGAPGNVCGRGVPLVVLSAFKARTQSGRLTCDGSEIQDLAPSQCESFIDSQTPFAATALMDIPVAIFLDETCERDEGPDVIDVGSVTLVNPLVIDPGTNGGLDEGPAIAQSPAMPLDYARQSSRYNPLRAFLSGDNGIDQPRLRFLEPYSPDKIPLLLVHGLLSDPAVYLQIGEAVHADPLLRQRYQIWLFRYPTGDNVLNSAASLRRQLAAAYACAQGCDCPSRSAETLHLEAGNSPAHRAVIVGHSMGGLLSKLQVTDSGDRLWRAVANVPFEQLQGSPKLLKQLHESFFFRASPNIGRVVYIATPHRGSQWASRCIGRLGSTLAGIWGQERDDYEIIVRDNPGVFSGQYSDSFPSSVEMLRPNSHLLETLAATPSTPSSVINSIIGKSCWWPRSGWSDTVVPVSSAYRANAESTTLVDATHTAILQSHAAQQTLLEILRVHLSTLSETATPPALEDDFSELDLHPALIEI; this is encoded by the coding sequence ATGATTCGAATTCTTTCGCAGGGGCAAGCTTATGGACGACTCGACCCGTCATCGCATCTCCAGATAAATGGTGCCAACCAGACCGTCCGCATCCCTGTGATTCATCATGGCTTTGCGTGGCAGAGTAGCGATTTCCAACAGTTACTCGTTTTCGAACCACCTCCCGGAGCCCCGGGCAATGTCTGTGGGCGAGGCGTGCCCCTGGTCGTGTTGTCGGCATTCAAAGCCCGTACTCAGTCCGGGCGGCTGACCTGTGATGGAAGCGAGATCCAGGACCTTGCACCTTCCCAGTGCGAATCCTTCATCGACTCGCAAACACCCTTCGCTGCCACAGCGTTGATGGACATTCCAGTAGCGATCTTTCTCGACGAAACCTGTGAGCGAGATGAGGGACCTGACGTAATTGATGTAGGATCGGTGACATTGGTGAATCCACTTGTGATTGATCCTGGCACCAACGGCGGACTCGATGAGGGGCCTGCCATCGCGCAGAGTCCCGCGATGCCGCTGGACTATGCGCGTCAATCGAGTCGCTACAATCCACTAAGAGCGTTTCTCAGCGGTGACAATGGGATCGATCAGCCACGCCTTCGTTTCCTTGAGCCATATTCACCGGACAAGATCCCACTGCTCTTGGTGCATGGATTATTATCAGATCCAGCGGTTTATCTACAAATTGGTGAGGCCGTCCATGCCGATCCGCTACTGCGCCAACGCTACCAAATATGGTTGTTCCGCTACCCGACGGGTGACAATGTCTTGAATTCGGCGGCCTCGCTGCGGCGCCAGCTTGCTGCTGCGTATGCCTGCGCTCAGGGATGCGATTGTCCGTCGCGATCAGCCGAAACGTTGCATCTTGAGGCCGGTAATTCGCCCGCCCACCGCGCTGTGATTGTCGGTCACAGCATGGGCGGCTTGCTGTCGAAACTGCAGGTGACCGATAGCGGTGATCGACTATGGCGTGCGGTTGCCAATGTACCGTTTGAACAATTGCAAGGTTCACCAAAACTGCTCAAACAGCTGCACGAATCATTTTTCTTTCGTGCCAGCCCAAATATCGGTCGCGTCGTTTATATCGCCACACCGCACCGTGGGTCGCAGTGGGCGTCACGGTGCATCGGGCGGCTCGGTTCTACGCTGGCGGGGATCTGGGGGCAGGAGCGAGATGACTACGAGATCATTGTGCGAGATAATCCCGGCGTTTTTTCTGGTCAATACTCTGACTCTTTTCCCTCAAGTGTGGAAATGCTCCGACCCAACAGTCACCTTCTCGAAACGCTCGCAGCTACCCCATCAACGCCGTCGAGTGTGATCAACTCAATCATCGGGAAATCATGTTGGTGGCCTCGATCGGGATGGTCCGACACGGTGGTTCCCGTCAGCAGCGCATACCGGGCGAACGCAGAATCGACCACGCTCGTCGATGCGACCCACACGGCTATCCTGCAATCTCATGCGGCGCAGCAAACCCTGCTGGAAATCCTTCGAGTTCATCTGTCAACGCTTTCCGAGACCGCCACGCCCCCCGCCCTTGAAGATGACTTTTCGGAACTCGATCTTCATCCCGCGTTAATCGAAATCTAG
- a CDS encoding sulfatase-like hydrolase/transferase, with the protein MKILLTLVATLFLTPLATVHAGTGSGQPSPQPNVLVIVTDDQGYGEMSCHGNPVLQTPHLDQLYSESIRFTDFHVAPMCTPTRGQLMTGVDALRNGAMNVSSGRTLLRRSFPTMGDLFAESGWSTGLFGKWHLGDAYPYRPQDRGFQESLWYPSSHIGSVPDTWNNDYFDDTYIRNGTRQSYTGYTTDVLFDEAMQWMKQEAGAERPFLCYLATATAHQPHYVPEQYLAPVQAALEAVADQLPVLEPAAKEQLVRFLAMCVNIDENMGRLEKFLEEQEIRENTVLIFMTDNGSTFGPKYFNAGMRGGKTTLWEGGHRVPCFVRWPGGGLRPAGDVDGLTEVQDLLPTLTDLMDIEVPAATKFDGISLAEVLRGRSEVPDERMLTINYSRMPFKTVRTTLRNPAVPRREGAAVLWKHWRLLHDNELYNLREDPLQQHNVINHHPQVVAKMRSHLNEWWGGVQAHANDFEPSLIGHDAQNPVQLTACEWADVFIDQQSQVRRGERKNGLWHIEVAAAGDYSFTLSRWPQESGLALNDGIGETRVTDGILSSGPAWDVASARIRVGDVERSTHVSAGARSVKFEMPLAAGRTTMQTWLSDGKGQEIGGAYYVTAERLEAASPVTLIFDTDMSGDCDDAGALGLLHALADRGECELLAVVTNRRDLSNASAAAVDAINTYYGRPEIAIGTDKQGPTALQRTSPYAAALRDEFPNDMVADDLAEDAFDTYCRTLTAQPDHSVTICSVGALSNLAELCRRKPDLVRQKVKQLVVMGGEFPTSTRREANIATHPEAAKFVAAHWPGSIVWHGFEVGNVLVTGAGLKQVSRKNPVRRAYELRPHAGRMSIDRGKPSYDQAAALFAVRGADPSHWETITGGQVVINDQGLTTWKKDADGKHTYVKIAGGPEQLAQVIESLMAASPQAVTAVPSKRE; encoded by the coding sequence ATGAAGATTTTACTGACACTAGTCGCAACATTATTTCTAACACCACTTGCTACAGTTCACGCTGGCACCGGTAGCGGACAGCCATCGCCGCAGCCGAATGTACTGGTGATCGTGACTGACGACCAAGGTTACGGCGAGATGTCCTGTCATGGTAATCCCGTGCTGCAAACGCCGCACCTTGACCAGTTGTATTCAGAGAGCATCCGCTTCACGGACTTCCATGTCGCGCCGATGTGTACCCCCACGCGAGGCCAACTGATGACTGGCGTGGACGCCCTGCGCAACGGTGCGATGAATGTCAGCAGCGGACGTACATTGCTGCGTCGGAGTTTCCCCACGATGGGAGACCTGTTTGCGGAATCCGGCTGGAGCACTGGGCTCTTTGGTAAGTGGCATCTCGGTGACGCCTACCCCTACCGTCCCCAGGACCGCGGCTTCCAGGAGAGCCTCTGGTATCCCTCCTCTCATATCGGGTCCGTTCCAGACACATGGAACAACGACTATTTCGACGACACCTACATTCGCAACGGCACCCGGCAGTCATACACGGGCTATACGACCGATGTACTGTTCGATGAAGCGATGCAGTGGATGAAGCAGGAGGCCGGCGCGGAACGCCCGTTTCTCTGCTATTTGGCTACAGCCACAGCACATCAACCGCATTACGTACCCGAGCAGTACCTGGCTCCTGTCCAAGCGGCGTTGGAGGCGGTTGCCGATCAGTTGCCGGTGTTGGAACCGGCTGCCAAGGAGCAGCTGGTTCGGTTTCTAGCGATGTGCGTCAACATCGACGAGAACATGGGAAGGCTGGAGAAATTCCTGGAAGAGCAAGAGATTCGGGAGAATACCGTGCTTATTTTCATGACCGATAATGGCAGCACCTTCGGGCCGAAATACTTCAATGCGGGCATGCGGGGCGGCAAGACGACTCTGTGGGAGGGCGGCCATCGTGTGCCGTGCTTCGTTCGTTGGCCTGGAGGCGGATTGCGACCAGCTGGAGATGTCGACGGGTTAACGGAGGTTCAAGATCTACTGCCTACCCTGACTGATTTGATGGATATCGAGGTGCCAGCCGCTACCAAGTTTGATGGGATCAGCCTTGCAGAAGTGTTGCGAGGCAGGTCTGAAGTGCCGGACGAACGCATGCTCACCATCAACTACAGCCGGATGCCGTTCAAGACCGTACGTACCACGCTGCGCAACCCAGCAGTGCCCCGACGCGAGGGCGCAGCAGTTTTGTGGAAACATTGGCGGCTACTCCACGACAACGAACTCTACAACCTACGAGAAGATCCGCTGCAGCAGCACAACGTGATCAATCATCATCCCCAGGTTGTCGCGAAAATGCGCTCCCATCTCAATGAGTGGTGGGGCGGCGTGCAAGCCCATGCCAACGACTTTGAGCCGTCTTTGATCGGGCATGATGCGCAGAATCCGGTCCAGCTGACCGCCTGCGAATGGGCGGATGTGTTCATTGATCAGCAATCGCAGGTACGGCGAGGTGAACGTAAGAACGGACTTTGGCATATCGAGGTTGCAGCTGCAGGAGACTATTCCTTCACGCTGAGTCGCTGGCCGCAGGAGTCAGGACTGGCGCTCAATGACGGCATTGGAGAAACCCGCGTGACCGATGGCATTCTGAGCAGCGGTCCAGCTTGGGACGTCGCCTCTGCGAGGATCCGGGTAGGCGACGTGGAGCGGAGCACGCACGTGAGCGCGGGGGCTCGCTCGGTCAAGTTTGAAATGCCTTTGGCCGCGGGACGGACGACAATGCAGACGTGGCTTAGCGACGGCAAGGGACAGGAAATTGGAGGTGCATATTATGTCACGGCCGAACGCCTCGAAGCGGCGTCCCCAGTAACGCTGATCTTCGATACAGACATGTCTGGTGACTGCGACGACGCTGGCGCATTGGGGCTCTTGCATGCCCTCGCAGACCGTGGTGAATGCGAACTGCTTGCTGTCGTCACCAATCGGAGGGACCTCAGCAACGCATCCGCTGCCGCGGTGGATGCAATCAACACGTATTACGGCCGGCCGGAAATTGCGATTGGTACCGATAAACAGGGGCCGACCGCGCTGCAACGCACGAGCCCTTACGCAGCAGCTTTGCGTGACGAGTTTCCAAACGACATGGTTGCCGACGACCTTGCCGAGGATGCATTTGATACCTACTGCCGAACGTTGACCGCGCAACCCGACCATAGCGTTACCATCTGCAGTGTCGGTGCGCTGTCAAATCTTGCTGAACTGTGTCGCAGGAAGCCAGACTTGGTTCGGCAAAAAGTGAAGCAATTGGTCGTGATGGGCGGTGAATTTCCTACATCGACGCGACGCGAAGCAAACATCGCAACTCACCCCGAGGCGGCGAAGTTCGTGGCCGCACATTGGCCGGGCAGTATCGTCTGGCATGGTTTTGAAGTCGGTAACGTCCTCGTTACGGGCGCTGGGTTAAAACAGGTGTCAAGGAAAAACCCCGTTCGGCGAGCTTATGAGTTGAGGCCGCACGCAGGAAGGATGTCGATCGATCGCGGCAAACCAAGCTACGATCAAGCGGCAGCGTTGTTCGCCGTGCGAGGAGCCGACCCCAGCCACTGGGAAACCATCACCGGCGGCCAAGTGGTTATCAACGACCAAGGCTTGACAACGTGGAAGAAAGACGCAGATGGGAAACACACGTACGTCAAAATTGCTGGCGGTCCCGAGCAGCTCGCACAAGTTATCGAATCGCTGATGGCTGCTAGCCCCCAAGCGGTCACGGCAGTCCCGTCAAAACGAGAGTGA